One stretch of Akkermansia sp. RCC_12PD DNA includes these proteins:
- the tmk gene encoding dTMP kinase, producing the protein MSFTGQRKGRLIVFEGIDGTGKSTHIGHLRKYLEDRGLEVVQSFEPTRGPWGRMLRDSAVTGRLSVQEEVDLFLKDRREHVETLIAPALARGAWVLLDRYYLSMMAYQGARGVDPAAIRAANEEFAPVPDAVVWLDIPVSVALERIGSRGERDAFETEAGLTACRSVFASVHEPWMLRVDADAGQEEVARRVRKALREFLPENTAE; encoded by the coding sequence ATGAGCTTCACCGGACAGAGAAAAGGCAGGCTGATCGTCTTTGAAGGCATTGACGGCACGGGGAAGTCCACCCACATCGGCCATTTGAGGAAGTATCTGGAAGACAGGGGCTTGGAAGTCGTGCAGAGTTTTGAACCCACGCGCGGCCCATGGGGCCGGATGCTCCGGGATTCCGCCGTGACGGGCCGCCTGTCCGTGCAGGAGGAAGTGGACCTGTTCCTGAAAGACAGGCGCGAACACGTGGAGACGCTGATTGCCCCGGCGCTGGCCCGCGGCGCGTGGGTGCTGCTGGACCGCTATTACCTTTCCATGATGGCCTACCAGGGCGCCCGCGGAGTGGACCCTGCCGCCATCCGCGCCGCCAATGAAGAATTCGCGCCCGTGCCGGATGCCGTGGTCTGGCTGGATATTCCCGTTTCCGTAGCCCTGGAGCGCATCGGCAGCCGCGGAGAACGCGACGCCTTTGAGACGGAGGCCGGGCTGACCGCCTGCCGCAGCGTCTTTGCCTCCGTTCACGAACCCTGGATGCTCCGCGTGGATGCGGACGCCGGACAGGAGGAAGTGGCGCGGAGAGTCCGGAAGGCCCTGCGGGAATTTTTGCCGGAAAATACGGCCGAATAA
- the icd gene encoding NADP-dependent isocitrate dehydrogenase, with protein MANLTFTPPADGAAVTMQNGRLCVPDRPVIPFIIGDGTGPEIWAAASRVIDAAVNKAYQGKRSIAWHEVFAGQKSFDNLGTWLPEETVEAFRTYLVGIKGPLTTPVGGGIRSLNVTLRQDLDLFVCLRPVRYFNGIETPVKAPEKVDMVVFRENTEDIYAGIEFKEGSEDARLFFETMSRVFPDRMKKVRFPESSGFGIKPVSREGTERLVRAAIDYAVENGRESVTLVHKGNIMKFTEGGFRDWGYDLARREYGAQPIGDGPWLRLPNGIVIKDCIADAFLQEILLHPENFDVVATLNLNGDYISDALAAQVGGIGIAPGGNINYLTGHSIFEATHGTGPKLAGLNKANPSSVILSAEMMLRYMGWTEAADLLIQAIDKTISEKTVTFDLAEMIPGSTELSCSAFGDRLVEALS; from the coding sequence ATGGCCAACTTAACATTCACCCCTCCCGCAGACGGCGCGGCCGTCACCATGCAGAACGGCAGGCTTTGCGTGCCGGACAGGCCCGTCATTCCCTTCATCATCGGTGACGGAACGGGCCCGGAAATCTGGGCGGCCGCCTCCCGCGTCATTGACGCGGCCGTGAACAAGGCCTACCAGGGAAAACGCTCCATCGCGTGGCATGAAGTTTTCGCCGGACAAAAATCCTTTGACAATCTGGGAACCTGGCTCCCTGAAGAAACGGTGGAGGCGTTCCGCACCTACCTGGTCGGCATCAAGGGCCCCCTCACCACTCCGGTCGGCGGCGGCATCCGCAGCCTGAACGTGACCCTGCGCCAGGACCTGGACCTGTTCGTCTGCCTGCGCCCCGTGCGTTACTTCAACGGCATTGAAACGCCCGTGAAGGCCCCGGAAAAGGTGGATATGGTCGTTTTCCGGGAAAATACGGAAGACATCTACGCCGGAATCGAATTCAAGGAAGGCTCCGAGGACGCCAGGCTGTTCTTTGAAACCATGAGCCGCGTCTTCCCGGACCGCATGAAAAAAGTACGCTTCCCGGAAAGTTCCGGCTTCGGCATCAAGCCCGTGTCACGGGAAGGAACGGAGCGCCTGGTGCGCGCCGCCATCGACTACGCCGTGGAAAACGGCCGGGAAAGCGTCACCCTGGTACACAAGGGCAACATCATGAAATTTACGGAAGGAGGCTTCCGCGACTGGGGCTACGACCTGGCGCGGAGGGAATACGGTGCCCAGCCCATCGGGGACGGCCCCTGGCTCCGCCTTCCCAACGGCATCGTGATCAAGGACTGCATTGCAGACGCCTTCCTTCAGGAAATCCTGCTCCATCCGGAAAATTTCGACGTCGTGGCCACGCTCAACCTGAACGGGGACTACATCTCCGACGCGCTCGCCGCACAGGTGGGCGGCATCGGCATCGCTCCCGGAGGAAACATCAACTACCTCACCGGGCATTCCATCTTTGAAGCCACCCACGGCACGGGCCCCAAACTGGCGGGACTGAACAAGGCCAACCCCAGCTCCGTCATCCTGTCCGCGGAAATGATGCTGCGCTACATGGGCTGGACGGAAGCCGCTGACCTGCTCATTCAGGCCATTGACAAAACCATTTCCGAAAAAACCGTCACTTTCGACCTTGCGGAAATGATTCCCGGCTCCACGGAACTCTCCTGCTCCGCCTTTGGAGACAGGCTGGTGGAAGCTCTGAGCTGA
- the nrfD gene encoding NrfD/PsrC family molybdoenzyme membrane anchor subunit, translating into MDDSTPSTLPAGVPVKAMLAEVRKPLGPVWWCVFLASVLLAAWGVGWSSWRIAAEGVGVLGLNNNVVWGLDIVHFVFWIGLGHAGTLISAVLLLTRQSWRSPIARGAELMTLCAVVCAAVFPVVHVGRVWMAWMAGPLPEVSGIWPDMASPLMWDVMAVSTYFLLSLTYWYIGLIPDFALLRDCCTERLKRRYGLLALGWQGTGRQWRAYEKASLLFAAILTPLVVSVHSVVSFDFSVTQVPGWHQSIFPPYFVGGAILSGMAMVQLILLAVRRLMAGSGVREAITPAILNLSSKFVLALALVMGAMYLWEHMAVLLNGGAPELFPGRNPVGPVFMAAMIAGNVVLPQLFWFRSLRTNPLVIVVVALGVLAGMWMERFWIVVDSLKASLLAANAGDYFPSLTDLAMMAGSAGLFTALYMILVRVTPFFSLCDVREQQSLDREGRA; encoded by the coding sequence ATGGATGATTCAACGCCTTCAACACTGCCTGCAGGGGTTCCCGTAAAGGCCATGCTGGCGGAAGTGCGCAAGCCGCTGGGGCCGGTGTGGTGGTGCGTGTTTCTCGCCAGCGTTCTGCTGGCCGCCTGGGGCGTGGGATGGAGTTCCTGGCGCATCGCCGCGGAAGGCGTGGGCGTGCTGGGGCTGAACAACAACGTGGTGTGGGGGCTGGACATCGTGCATTTCGTCTTCTGGATAGGGCTGGGGCATGCGGGCACCCTGATTTCCGCCGTGTTGCTGCTGACGCGCCAGTCCTGGAGAAGTCCTATCGCCCGCGGCGCGGAACTGATGACCCTGTGCGCGGTGGTGTGCGCCGCTGTGTTCCCCGTGGTCCACGTGGGGCGCGTCTGGATGGCCTGGATGGCCGGCCCTCTGCCGGAGGTAAGCGGCATCTGGCCGGACATGGCCTCCCCCCTGATGTGGGACGTGATGGCCGTCAGCACGTATTTCCTGCTTTCCCTGACGTACTGGTACATCGGCCTGATTCCGGACTTCGCCCTGCTGCGCGACTGCTGCACGGAGCGCTTGAAACGCCGCTACGGGCTGCTGGCGCTGGGCTGGCAGGGAACCGGGCGGCAGTGGAGGGCCTATGAGAAGGCCAGCCTGCTGTTCGCCGCCATTCTGACCCCGCTGGTGGTCTCCGTCCATTCCGTGGTGAGCTTTGACTTTTCCGTGACCCAGGTGCCCGGCTGGCACCAGAGCATCTTTCCGCCCTATTTCGTAGGGGGCGCCATTTTGAGCGGCATGGCGATGGTGCAGCTGATTCTGCTGGCGGTGCGGCGGCTGATGGCCGGAAGCGGCGTGCGGGAGGCGATCACGCCCGCCATCCTGAATCTGAGTTCCAAATTCGTGCTGGCCCTGGCCCTGGTGATGGGGGCCATGTACCTGTGGGAGCACATGGCCGTGCTGCTGAACGGGGGCGCTCCGGAATTGTTCCCGGGACGGAATCCGGTGGGCCCCGTTTTCATGGCCGCCATGATTGCCGGGAACGTGGTTCTGCCCCAGTTATTCTGGTTCCGCTCCCTGCGGACCAATCCGCTCGTCATCGTCGTGGTGGCCCTGGGGGTGCTTGCCGGCATGTGGATGGAGCGGTTCTGGATTGTGGTGGATTCCCTGAAGGCGTCCCTGCTGGCGGCCAATGCGGGGGATTACTTTCCCAGCCTGACGGACCTGGCCATGATGGCCGGAAGCGCGGGCCTGTTTACGGCCTTGTACATGATCCTGGTACGCGTCACGCCCTTCTTTTCCCTGTGTGACGTGCGGGAACAACAGTCTCTGGACAGGGAGGGCAGGGCATGA
- a CDS encoding cytochrome c — MKRALAVVAVLAVLAAGWFLVHDDGGRKAVPHIFDNMSERPLTDAQHVEDTSTPAGRKVRLLPPRAVAQSLGGAYAVRDRDVRDVFAGDDSYFSSGRTQGGDEEAMPLELGGVSRSRDVLAEGRVLYAAHCSVCHGPDGSGRGNMAAYESYPQIGSFRDEKYASYSPGRMFRSIRLGQGNMPAFGHVLSAREIWCLVAVVREMQAGSSPAGKTEN, encoded by the coding sequence GTGAAAAGGGCCCTGGCGGTGGTTGCCGTTCTGGCCGTGCTGGCGGCAGGGTGGTTTTTGGTTCATGACGACGGGGGCAGGAAAGCCGTTCCCCACATTTTTGACAACATGAGCGAGCGCCCGCTGACGGACGCGCAACACGTGGAAGACACCTCCACCCCCGCGGGCAGGAAGGTCCGCCTGCTGCCTCCGCGCGCCGTGGCCCAGTCCCTGGGCGGGGCGTACGCTGTGCGGGACAGGGACGTCCGGGACGTTTTCGCCGGAGACGATTCCTATTTTTCTTCCGGCCGGACGCAGGGAGGGGATGAGGAAGCCATGCCGCTGGAACTGGGCGGCGTTTCCCGGAGCCGGGACGTTCTGGCGGAGGGAAGGGTCTTGTACGCGGCGCATTGCTCCGTCTGCCACGGGCCGGACGGAAGCGGCCGGGGAAACATGGCCGCTTATGAATCCTACCCGCAGATAGGCTCGTTCCGGGATGAAAAGTATGCCTCCTATTCCCCCGGCAGGATGTTCCGGAGCATCCGCCTGGGGCAGGGCAACATGCCGGCCTTTGGCCATGTGCTGAGCGCGCGGGAAATCTGGTGCCTGGTGGCCGTCGTCCGGGAGATGCAGGCCGGCTCCTCCCCCGCAGGAAAAACGGAAAATTAA
- a CDS encoding ankyrin repeat domain-containing protein codes for MIFKTDSYSPPAQKTSRARKWVAAGILVALVVEGAGWWREYERRPRDTQIARRIEMFHTRTGGTHHSLVESLRRINTGNYRADRNELNAALAGILEASLPDDVKTQGMLLIWVRQQGADLSSFPVLNRSLSEELLEWCLQNGADPNMQDNQGNTALHYHRNEKELAILLNAGANPSIRNKEGRTPLENAVLRGEPEEVKALLQEETAGS; via the coding sequence ATGATTTTCAAAACGGATTCCTATTCCCCGCCCGCTCAGAAAACTTCCCGGGCCAGAAAATGGGTGGCCGCGGGAATTCTGGTGGCTCTGGTTGTTGAGGGCGCCGGCTGGTGGCGGGAATATGAAAGGAGGCCGCGGGACACCCAGATCGCGCGGAGGATTGAAATGTTCCACACCCGGACGGGCGGCACTCACCATTCTCTTGTCGAATCCCTGCGCCGCATCAATACAGGAAATTACCGCGCAGACAGGAATGAACTGAATGCGGCACTGGCAGGCATTCTTGAAGCCTCCCTTCCGGACGATGTCAAAACGCAGGGAATGCTGCTCATATGGGTGCGCCAACAAGGAGCCGACCTTTCATCCTTTCCCGTTTTGAACCGCTCACTTTCCGAGGAACTTCTGGAATGGTGCCTGCAAAACGGAGCCGATCCCAACATGCAGGACAACCAGGGCAATACGGCCCTGCACTACCACCGGAACGAGAAAGAGCTTGCCATTCTCCTGAATGCCGGGGCTAATCCTTCCATCCGGAACAAGGAAGGCCGGACTCCTCTGGAAAACGCCGTTTTACGCGGTGAACCGGAAGAGGTAAAAGCACTGCTTCAGGAAGAGACTGCCGGCAGCTGA
- a CDS encoding chorismate-binding protein — translation MEMPFSSSGALIKHPSAGLLLGEGPFRESAVPPESGAAFYVNTFRLDDPLPWKIPAALHSLPEPEGELPPAPEIRWEAPSPDAYAQVFTEIMEQIASGRLVKSVPATPQFGELQPPHVPQELIRRAFGSSPFHYPYAWWTEKEGFCGASPETLFHQQGRRLTTMALAGTARPEDEGVFINDDKEIREHEIVAGSILSRLSPCGSVSRTPRRVLNLGTLIHFVTYLTLEADRPLPPDHWIRLLHPTPALGSQPRTEETLAQLDDWRSRLRCPPHFGAPFGLLLDRDFFCLVGIRSMYWQGRRLALCTGGGVVASSTLTHEWRELKLKRETVRHSFHLP, via the coding sequence ATGGAAATGCCATTTTCATCATCCGGAGCCCTCATCAAGCATCCTTCCGCCGGCCTGCTGCTGGGTGAAGGACCGTTCCGGGAATCGGCCGTTCCTCCCGAATCCGGAGCCGCCTTTTACGTTAATACGTTCAGGCTGGACGATCCCCTGCCCTGGAAAATACCGGCGGCCCTGCATTCCCTCCCCGAGCCGGAGGGCGAACTGCCCCCCGCGCCGGAAATCCGCTGGGAGGCACCGTCCCCGGACGCCTATGCTCAGGTGTTCACGGAAATAATGGAGCAGATCGCCTCCGGCCGCCTGGTCAAGAGCGTCCCCGCCACACCCCAGTTCGGGGAGCTTCAGCCGCCGCACGTTCCACAGGAACTCATCCGCAGGGCCTTCGGAAGCTCTCCCTTTCATTATCCCTATGCCTGGTGGACGGAGAAGGAAGGCTTCTGCGGAGCGTCTCCGGAAACCCTGTTCCACCAGCAGGGCCGCCGTCTCACCACAATGGCCCTGGCCGGAACGGCGCGTCCGGAGGATGAAGGCGTGTTCATCAACGACGACAAGGAAATCCGGGAACATGAAATCGTGGCCGGGAGCATTCTCTCCCGCCTGTCCCCCTGCGGCAGCGTCAGCCGCACGCCCCGCCGGGTGCTGAATCTCGGCACGCTGATCCACTTCGTCACCTACCTGACGCTTGAAGCGGACCGCCCCCTGCCGCCCGACCACTGGATTCGCCTGCTGCATCCCACGCCCGCGCTGGGTTCCCAGCCGCGCACGGAAGAGACGCTCGCCCAACTGGACGACTGGCGTTCCCGCCTGCGCTGCCCGCCCCATTTCGGCGCGCCCTTCGGACTGCTGCTGGACAGGGATTTTTTCTGCCTGGTAGGCATCCGCTCCATGTACTGGCAGGGCCGCAGGCTGGCCCTGTGCACGGGAGGGGGTGTGGTGGCTTCCTCCACCCTCACGCACGAATGGCGGGAACTGAAGCTGAAAAGGGAGACGGTCAGGCACAGCTTCCACCTGCCTTGA
- a CDS encoding c-type cytochrome — MMKNSVPAPSPSGFHPGERLPLFWLAAACVLGLSWSLTYAFGFLFGEPLPWPAGRLMFAFYGILVYGWALPVLFSRMNGTEGKWTRLAAWCWHGCLVLGLASIAAGNGSGLLLMPFDWWVCPVFALIAAGMACAVWSGPLVWPLRLLFCSSAGCMAAALLVLWHTRALSMNGLLDSSSLEACFSWGIACAALGAGALRLGLASGRWFRVLSVWMALVLAAAPLIGGLARLQGFPVPWALAEAGMAWSWCAAAAVVLAALHLWMASGTESGTWLKTGCSLLALAEVWNVFAGSMPETAQFSLSSWHEAELWAFLGAGVLMMAGRLPETGKLSPAWWMLAAGIGGVLLVYAVGVAASVDVAAFPYAKRAELMSGWVGMSACVHAVAMLLCLAGALWMWKPDSAGKPDQAGTLRVLPALAAAIAVVFVALAASLLHAPSPSSLEVKRPVQDAEGARIYAAEGCALCHTQVIRRSMSGRDWQTAIDRGTDPDFPYRVSEPEDADAEFNREGAPQMGLASVGPDLSNAAEYVAGRLEYEDAVSRSTRRAAQPQEWLALHLYNPREPQFRTPWSVCAAMPGMFEYRRIQGNAPSAGAIPVLTEPGWELAPSSRGRHLLNYLSSLRRLEPERKRDAGDSSAGMSHIHPEYAAHPPVVDRERLKKARAAAVMEKGRSVYLSKCAICHGSDGMGDKVTYPPLAGSEWLKEKPAVEIVKIITEGLTGPITVAGKEWNSTMLPPGVTDPRDLADLLTFLRRHFGGMEGETYTPEQIEEIRSSK, encoded by the coding sequence ATGATGAAGAATTCCGTTCCAGCTCCGTCCCCTTCCGGCTTCCATCCGGGAGAGCGCCTGCCGCTCTTCTGGCTGGCGGCGGCCTGCGTACTGGGCCTGTCATGGTCGCTGACGTATGCCTTCGGCTTTCTCTTCGGAGAACCTTTGCCGTGGCCGGCGGGGCGCCTGATGTTCGCCTTTTACGGAATTCTGGTTTATGGATGGGCTCTCCCGGTCCTGTTCTCCCGCATGAACGGCACGGAGGGGAAGTGGACCCGGCTGGCGGCGTGGTGCTGGCACGGCTGTCTGGTCCTGGGTTTGGCGTCCATTGCGGCCGGAAACGGCAGCGGGCTGCTGCTGATGCCCTTTGACTGGTGGGTCTGTCCTGTTTTTGCCCTCATTGCGGCCGGAATGGCCTGTGCCGTGTGGTCGGGGCCGCTGGTGTGGCCTCTGCGCCTCCTGTTCTGCTCCTCCGCCGGGTGCATGGCCGCGGCCCTTCTGGTGCTGTGGCATACGCGGGCCCTCTCCATGAACGGCCTGCTGGATTCCTCCTCTCTGGAAGCCTGCTTTTCCTGGGGGATTGCCTGTGCGGCGCTGGGCGCCGGGGCGCTCCGGCTGGGGCTGGCGTCCGGCAGGTGGTTCCGCGTCTTGTCCGTCTGGATGGCCCTTGTGCTGGCGGCGGCTCCGCTGATCGGCGGATTGGCCCGTTTGCAGGGCTTTCCCGTTCCTTGGGCGCTTGCGGAAGCGGGCATGGCGTGGTCCTGGTGCGCCGCCGCGGCTGTCGTGCTGGCGGCTCTCCATCTGTGGATGGCCTCCGGAACGGAATCCGGGACATGGCTGAAAACGGGATGCTCCCTGCTGGCCCTGGCGGAGGTCTGGAACGTGTTTGCCGGAAGCATGCCGGAAACGGCGCAGTTTTCCCTTTCCTCCTGGCATGAGGCGGAACTGTGGGCGTTCCTGGGGGCCGGGGTGCTGATGATGGCCGGACGGCTTCCGGAAACCGGAAAACTTTCTCCGGCCTGGTGGATGCTGGCGGCGGGAATTGGCGGCGTTCTGCTGGTTTACGCGGTGGGCGTGGCCGCCTCCGTGGATGTGGCGGCTTTTCCTTACGCAAAGCGTGCGGAACTGATGAGCGGCTGGGTGGGCATGTCCGCCTGCGTGCATGCCGTAGCCATGCTTTTGTGCCTGGCGGGAGCCCTGTGGATGTGGAAGCCGGATTCCGCCGGAAAACCGGATCAAGCCGGGACTCTCCGCGTGCTTCCGGCTCTGGCAGCCGCCATTGCCGTGGTTTTCGTGGCTCTGGCAGCATCCCTTCTGCATGCGCCTTCTCCTTCCTCCCTGGAGGTCAAGCGCCCCGTCCAAGATGCGGAAGGCGCCCGTATCTACGCCGCGGAAGGATGCGCGCTGTGCCATACCCAGGTGATCCGCCGTTCCATGTCCGGCAGGGACTGGCAGACGGCAATCGACCGGGGAACGGACCCGGATTTTCCCTACCGCGTCAGCGAACCGGAAGACGCGGATGCCGAATTCAACCGTGAAGGCGCGCCGCAAATGGGATTGGCCTCCGTCGGGCCGGACTTGAGCAACGCGGCGGAATACGTGGCAGGCAGGCTGGAATATGAAGATGCCGTTTCCAGAAGCACGCGCCGTGCCGCCCAGCCGCAGGAATGGCTGGCCCTGCATCTCTACAATCCCCGGGAGCCCCAGTTCAGAACTCCCTGGAGCGTATGCGCCGCCATGCCGGGCATGTTTGAATACCGCCGGATTCAGGGGAATGCGCCTTCCGCCGGGGCTATTCCCGTTCTCACGGAACCGGGGTGGGAGCTGGCGCCCTCTTCCCGCGGACGGCATCTGCTGAACTACCTCTCCTCCCTCAGAAGGCTGGAGCCTGAACGGAAAAGGGACGCGGGGGATTCATCCGCGGGAATGTCCCATATCCATCCGGAATATGCCGCCCATCCCCCCGTAGTGGACAGGGAACGTCTGAAAAAGGCGCGCGCCGCCGCCGTGATGGAAAAGGGAAGGAGCGTCTATCTTTCCAAGTGCGCCATTTGCCACGGCAGCGACGGCATGGGGGACAAGGTGACGTATCCGCCCCTGGCCGGATCGGAATGGCTGAAGGAAAAGCCTGCCGTGGAAATAGTCAAGATCATTACCGAAGGGCTGACGGGGCCGATCACGGTGGCCGGAAAGGAATGGAACTCCACCATGCTTCCTCCGGGAGTTACAGACCCGCGCGACCTGGCGGACCTGCTGACCTTCCTGCGCCGCCACTTTGGCGGAATGGAAGGGGAAACCTACACGCCGGAACAGATAGAGGAGATACGCTCCAGCAAGTAA
- a CDS encoding DUF4230 domain-containing protein, with amino-acid sequence MPPPPSSFLHSPLAIIIAKGAILAGILAVLFWGIRSCITAPVEKPMEVAEKLIEAGKEVGLTLINKGFSSDHGGLTLIVQNDKKVANLVTVERTFEYEYQYSTTWWWSKKTLILKAAYRAHGGIDLDGPEPLRIIIPPAGKGPVTAEGLHGKLVSCEMIEGSLRVVRDDAGLWNKLTHRDAAIAVNQLNEAARKHIMESDLKRQAEENFLRRLQERAQDSRQSAGKDGWF; translated from the coding sequence ATGCCTCCTCCCCCTTCATCCTTTCTCCATTCTCCCCTGGCCATCATCATTGCCAAGGGCGCCATCCTTGCCGGAATACTGGCCGTTCTGTTCTGGGGCATCCGCTCCTGCATCACCGCTCCGGTGGAAAAACCCATGGAAGTGGCCGAAAAATTGATCGAGGCCGGAAAGGAAGTGGGACTGACCCTCATCAACAAGGGATTCTCCTCCGACCACGGCGGCCTGACTCTCATTGTCCAGAATGACAAAAAGGTGGCCAACCTGGTGACGGTGGAACGGACGTTCGAATATGAATACCAATATTCCACCACGTGGTGGTGGAGCAAAAAAACGCTGATCCTGAAAGCCGCCTACCGGGCGCACGGCGGCATTGACCTGGACGGCCCGGAACCGCTCCGGATCATTATTCCCCCGGCGGGAAAAGGCCCCGTCACCGCGGAGGGCCTGCACGGCAAACTGGTCTCCTGCGAGATGATCGAAGGTTCTCTCCGCGTGGTTCGGGATGACGCGGGCCTGTGGAACAAGCTCACCCACCGGGACGCGGCCATTGCCGTCAACCAGCTCAACGAGGCGGCCAGAAAACACATCATGGAAAGCGACTTGAAGCGGCAGGCGGAAGAAAACTTCCTGCGCCGCCTGCAGGAAAGAGCGCAGGATTCCCGGCAAAGCGCGGGAAAAGACGGCTGGTTCTGA
- a CDS encoding quinol:electron acceptor oxidoreductase subunit ActD has protein sequence MKKRIVSGWVLSFSSEESLLEAVKKLLKEEGLRWEVCAPYPCAAVRLANRHAGRAVGAGVRLWAVAGGLCGFLAVALWIYWTQFCADPLVTQGRVQGWESWPAYVPPLFEGTLLGAGVLTALGFLKGAFLPKWHDWAFDCDFFRTDEHGDGYFILLEEDGERAAALAVFLNPAAAEYIGGEGGRS, from the coding sequence ATGAAAAAACGCATCGTATCCGGCTGGGTGCTTTCGTTCTCTTCCGAGGAATCCCTCCTGGAAGCCGTTAAAAAGCTGTTGAAGGAGGAAGGTCTGCGCTGGGAAGTCTGCGCGCCTTATCCCTGCGCCGCCGTACGGCTGGCCAACCGCCATGCGGGACGGGCCGTGGGTGCGGGGGTGCGGCTGTGGGCGGTGGCGGGCGGCCTGTGCGGCTTTCTGGCCGTGGCCCTGTGGATTTACTGGACCCAGTTCTGTGCGGACCCCCTGGTGACGCAGGGCCGGGTGCAGGGCTGGGAAAGCTGGCCCGCCTATGTTCCGCCCCTGTTTGAAGGAACCCTGCTGGGCGCCGGAGTGCTGACCGCCCTGGGATTCCTGAAAGGGGCTTTTCTTCCCAAATGGCACGACTGGGCGTTTGACTGCGATTTTTTCAGGACGGATGAGCACGGAGACGGCTATTTTATCCTGCTGGAAGAAGATGGAGAACGCGCCGCTGCGCTGGCCGTATTCCTGAATCCCGCGGCTGCCGAATATATTGGCGGGGAAGGAGGTCGTTCGTGA
- a CDS encoding MBL fold metallo-hydrolase, whose protein sequence is MISFTNISGAEEIGANCYLLEMDGTRVVLDSGMHPKREGLAAMPQFDVLEPNSVEAVFLSHSHLDHLGTLPVLQEKQPAAEVFMTPAAAALSEVMLHNSVNVMSAKRLDLGIVEYPFFTHADLDRLSDSWNAKSCNEVFRVGFRQNLLATFYDAGHILGSAGVMLESESGHTVFYTGDVQFENQSMIPGADFPESGVDTLIMECTRGGFQRSAHYSRPEEMVRFGQAIADTLERGGAVLIPVFAIGKSQEMLFNIHRFKQQGVIPANTPVYFGGLSAKVSLLYDRFSGLTRRHDHDFKLKEEIQTVPLPRKGKAPLVCTPGNIYVVSSGMMTEKTLSNVMAEQVLPHEKNAILFVGYADPDSPAGQLKTTPHGELVKMRPNGQPVRRKCTIDCFDFSGHATRDSLVDYAVKLNPKQVILVHGDPDAVEWMHDTLASRMPDAEIIAPVPGKRYTFDS, encoded by the coding sequence ATGATCAGTTTTACGAATATCAGCGGGGCCGAAGAGATCGGGGCCAATTGTTATCTGCTTGAAATGGACGGCACCCGGGTAGTGCTTGACAGCGGGATGCACCCGAAGAGGGAGGGACTGGCGGCCATGCCGCAGTTTGACGTTCTGGAACCCAATTCCGTGGAAGCCGTTTTCCTGAGCCATTCCCATCTGGACCATCTGGGCACCTTGCCCGTGCTGCAGGAGAAGCAGCCCGCGGCGGAAGTATTCATGACGCCCGCCGCCGCCGCCCTGTCTGAAGTGATGCTGCATAATTCCGTGAACGTGATGAGCGCCAAAAGGCTGGACCTGGGCATCGTGGAATATCCCTTCTTCACCCATGCGGACCTGGACCGGCTGTCCGACTCCTGGAACGCCAAGTCCTGCAACGAGGTGTTCCGCGTGGGCTTCCGCCAGAATCTGCTGGCCACCTTTTACGATGCCGGCCACATTCTGGGGTCCGCCGGGGTCATGCTGGAGAGCGAGTCCGGCCATACGGTGTTTTACACCGGAGACGTGCAGTTTGAGAACCAGAGCATGATTCCGGGAGCGGATTTCCCCGAATCCGGCGTAGATACGCTGATTATGGAATGCACGCGCGGCGGCTTCCAGCGCAGCGCCCATTATTCCCGGCCTGAGGAAATGGTGCGGTTCGGGCAGGCCATTGCCGATACGCTGGAACGCGGGGGCGCGGTTCTGATCCCCGTATTCGCCATCGGCAAGAGCCAGGAAATGCTGTTCAACATCCACCGTTTCAAGCAGCAGGGCGTGATTCCGGCCAATACGCCCGTGTACTTTGGCGGCCTGAGCGCAAAAGTGTCTTTATTATATGACCGTTTTTCCGGGCTGACCCGGCGGCATGACCACGATTTCAAGCTCAAGGAGGAGATTCAGACCGTGCCGCTTCCGCGCAAGGGGAAGGCTCCGCTGGTCTGCACTCCCGGTAACATTTACGTGGTTTCCAGCGGCATGATGACGGAGAAGACGCTCTCCAACGTGATGGCGGAGCAGGTGCTTCCCCATGAGAAAAACGCCATTCTTTTCGTAGGGTATGCGGACCCCGATTCCCCCGCGGGCCAACTGAAGACGACACCGCACGGTGAACTGGTCAAGATGAGGCCGAACGGGCAGCCGGTGCGCCGCAAATGCACGATTGACTGCTTTGATTTTTCCGGCCACGCCACCCGCGATTCCCTGGTGGATTACGCCGTGAAGCTGAATCCCAAACAGGTGATTCTGGTGCACGGGGACCCGGACGCCGTGGAATGGATGCACGACACGCTGGCTTCCCGCATGCCGGATGCCGAGATCATCGCCCCCGTTCCGGGGAAACGCTATACGTTCGATTCATGA